A region of the Euwallacea fornicatus isolate EFF26 chromosome 22, ASM4011564v1, whole genome shotgun sequence genome:
ataattttccgtGTTTATACTTCAATTGGGTTCGATTTTATTGCAGAAATTCCACCCGCAATGCCCTCAATAGAGCAATGCGACGTGGCATCTGGAAACGTAGCGGCAGCGCTGCCCTCCACTTTGGAAATCTTCGATAAATTCAAGCCCACCACAGAGGACGGCAATTCGGATTCCGAGGAAAGTTTCCATTTAGTTTTGGACGAGGACGACGTCGAAAGTAAGTTTCCACTTTCCCAATTTCATGATGATTAATTGTGAATTGTTCGGGCCAATCTACAGTGCCTAATGGCAGGGAGAAGGAGACACGCATTGAAGAGAGTGAAGatgaaattatgaacaaattcGATACTTTGGTAGACACCTCATTGGACAATTTAGACGAAGACAAGATACTGAACGACGTTGATTTGAGTGATACCCAAAATGGAAAAGAACGAGCCTGCACTAAAGGAGCTGAAAGACAAAGCAAAACAGTTAAAACTGTAAAGAACAAAAATgaggattttaaaaacaatgctGACGGAGAGTTCAACAGTTCACACGCACATGATACAGTTCCAAGCGATTCTACGAAATCTATTGAACGCCCTAAAGAATGTATTAAAGTTCCTCAAGACTCGGAAGTGAATGACGCAGAAATTTCACACGAGGATAAAATGCAgcataatgaaaaaaaaaatttggaggaTGCTACTGAGGATGTTTCTATGCTCTTAAGTCAAGAAGgcaaaaaaatgtctaaagaTGAAACCTCTTCGAACAAAACTCGGTATCCAGCTCAGCCTGTGAATTCCTTAATTCGCACGTTAGTCGAGTACCAGGAGTTTTGCGAAGACCCTCCTGAAATACTAGAAATTTGCTcaaatttttctgtttcaaaaaaaaagtcagCAACAATTGAACACCTTAAAAGTGACAGTACAACTTCTGAAAATCCTTGTAAATCCATTAGTGGTGAACTAACACAATCTCAAATTGAAAAGGAATTAACTCTCCCCattactactactactactgctagtactactactactactactcaAAACTCGCTTGAGACCGCAAATATCACTGAAAGTGAAGAAAATTCTCCTAAAGAAGCCAATGAAACTGAACATAAAATCACTGAAAATAACACTGAAGACAAGTTTAAATTCCCAGCAGATGTTCCTACTAAAACCTTTGAACGAAGCACGTCAGAAACCCACTCAGAAGATAAAGAATCCATTGACGATGAATCTGATTTAATGGACGTGTCAATGGTGCGTGAGACCGAAGAAGACGACGCATGTGCCATTGCAGACGCGATCGAGGAAAACACCGCCCTTGCAGATGCGGAAAACGAGAgcgaaaacaatgaaaaatcagATGGAGAACAAAGTGATCGTACTGAGGCGGAGCAGGAGAGCTGTGATATGGATAAAGACCGAGAATCTAACGATGATAACGACAATTCTATGGGCTTTGACGAAGATGATACTCATAGTAGTTTAGATATGCCAGTTGAGAGTAAGGAAGATGCTGATTCATCCTCAAAAGCTGTAGAGGAGGATACATCAGGAAATGTAGAAGCATCTCAAGAGGTTGAATCAACGGTTGGTCAAGAGTGTTTGGCAGTTGATGAGGCATCTCAAGAAGTTGACTCAGCAGTTGATCAAGACGAGCAGGCTTTGGTGGTTGATGAAGCGGCACGCGGTGAGAAGAGCACGGAAGATGCCAATATGGTACAACCAGAGAAATCTGAAGTTGCCAATGATACGAATAAGACTGACAATGTTTCTGTAGCTGAACCTACAGATGTTGAGATGGAAACGGCTCCTGAGGAAGGAACTACTGCTGTGATAAAATCCGAAGTTGCTGAGAATTCTGAGAATACTGgtgagttaaaaaatgtttgatagATTTCACGTTATGTTGTGTTTAGCTGTCAGTACCGAAATGCTTGTGAATAAAGCCTGGTTCTCGTGCATCCATAATCCAACGTCCGAAAAATTTTGTTAGCAGCCaatttgagaaaataaatttttaaattatagcaATTCACCTAGGTCTAAAACGCTTAAACGaggaaaataacataaatttaaccGTGAAACTTCACGATTAGGACTAGaaacttgtaaaattttaatttaaagcttCTTTTTGGAAAGCTTCGAATGCCATTTTTCAGGGATCAGACGTAGTAGGGCACATAATGAGTAAGTAATCACATACTGagtaaaaacttgtttattgaaGCGTCTCAAAAgttcctttttttgttttattttttgtaaattaaattttttgttaactaaTGAAACCGTGTCCATGCCGTTatcgttcaatttttaacattttttgctcCCCAATgacaaacaaatttgaaatatagtGGCCAACTGGCGAAATTACCTCataaatacataattatttatttgaaataattgaaattacttACATAATTTTACACTCCTCGTAGATAACCAAGATAGCgtatgtattttaaattaattaaagccaTGCAGGGGCTGTGTCAATGCACTTCTTTTGTTATTTCTACCAAAAGCGCTCAACTGTCATATTCCTTCAAAATGGTaagatttaatataatttgatataattttctaatttaagttATTCAAGTTACAAGAATCGCCAATAAGAATATTTTAGTAGCTAACGATCGCACAACTTGTTTTGGAGTTgcataaaaaacatgttaGATCTCTATAGAAGATCAAAGGTTTCCTTCACAATTAGCGGCAATTTGGTGCTTGACAACTATTATGTAGTTGCCTAAAGTCTTTagctataatttattttttgtaattttgttttgcaattatattttatttatttaacatttttggattttgaaTGCGTGGTCGCCATTTTCGCTCATATACGTCGATACCAATTGAGCAGCGCGAAATCcaacatatttaatttattttctgtcaCGTTATGGTTGGCGTATACATTCGTCCTTGTTTAATAAGTGTCATTAAACCGTGACAAATGCGTCATTATGGCTGCCGTACTGCcaacatttacaaaattaaattattaatttgtgtcATCTCTCTTTTTGTTTGGTTGACCTTAACACGTATTTTGACAACATttggtttattattattattattattattgtttattttgctttATACTATAAATTCTACGAAAGCTTATTATTGTTCATTAAATTATATGGAGGTGTCTACAAAAATTCCAAGCTGGCttaatcatattttaaaaggtagtatcattaatttattcatcATTCTCGgacgatttattttcaattgaagGCGATTTTCTCCAGCAAATAAGACTTTATTGAACGTTtataaaccaaataaaataattatacgatgattttttgacattttattttatcatttctgTGTTGTATGTTGGAAGTGGTGTTTTTGTTGTGCATCAGGGACCCTCTcctaacaaaaatattgatttacaatataaatgtataaaaataatttaatcgttaactttttatttcacacttgaagtttttattttcacgtaaaataaaatttaacagttAATAGTTATCcaacattgaatttatttcttgTTCCTAATTGATGTTATTTTGCGGTATAAAAGGCTACACAGAGATAACGCACTTTATCgtctattttatttcttaacttattttttattttatgatctTATTTGCTGTGATAACTCCTTTTACCCTTTAACCCCTTCTAGAACGCAGGAAATCTGCCAACAAAAGAAACCTTTCCTTAAGCGATTCGGAGTCAACAGGCGAAGCATCGGCTAAAAAAACCAAACTAATCATCGAAGCTCCCGAACCTGCAATAATCGACACCGTCCAAATTCAAACTCCCTCAGAACCTGTTGGAAAGCTCAAAACGCTAACATCGTTCGCAAAGTTCATGCAATGTCGAAAACTAACCGCGAAACTCTCCCGTTCTGACTTGGAACAGTTTTGCATACAAAAGATCTGTGAGAGTCTTATGCTGAAAAGCACCGAAGGAGAACTGAGTCAAAGCATCAAGAAACATGAGAAAACTATTGAGGCTTTGAGGAAGGATCTAAATCAGTTGACAAAACAGTGCAAGGACTTGGAAATTGTGAATAAGAAGTTGATGAATGAGCTGAGAAACCAGAACGGCATGAAGAAACCGTTGGTGCCGCTCAAGATCACCAGGTCGGTGGGGCTGCAGGTGCGGTTGAATCCCGCCACCGAGGTGGTCAATCAGAATCGGAGGAGGCAGACAATGCCTAACACACCCCCTAAAGTTGTCACTCCTACTATTGTGGCTAATAAGACTAAACTAGCGAATGTGCAACCTTCAGTTGTCAGACAGGTAATAGGTGCGTTTTATGTTGCACCGatagaaaattcattaatttcaatttttagctTGCGCAGAATTTACCTCCCAGATCGCCCTTAGCCACTAGTCAAACGACGGCACCACATGCAGCTCCAATGCTAAGTCAGGCTTTGCagaaaaaacctattttgGTAAAACGGACTACTCCAGTCAGGAAACCTGGACCTGGCGTGATTGGTATAAGGAACTCTTTTGTAGCGTCTTTCAGCTTtctctaataaaatatttcagaccTAACAGACGAAGATGATAGGCTGAAGAGGCCTAATAGTAAGGTACTAAATAAGACTGTATCGTCAGCTGGTACTCCCACTAAGACTGTTGGTGTCAATAAAGCGATGCCTACAAGTAAAGTAATAGGAAATAATCAGGTGGGTAAAATATTCGTGAATCGttgcatattaaatttattggtaTTAATGTCAAAATAAGAACAGATTCTTAATTACGTTTAatagtttccatgaaaactattttcataattttttttgttgaattccacattaatttaattaatttttttcatttcaataaaaatttcgtgTTGGTCCTAAACACCTAACTAAAATTTGACTATAAATctgaatttgattttcatgattcataatttaaaacatttttgttctaGGGTAAACAAATGGCTGTGTCTAAAGGAAGTCCCTTGGGACCTAATAAAGGGAACAACCTTTCTCCAGGTACtaaattttcctcaattaatatacaagcaactttttttgttaGAGGAATTGTAATAATAGTATGTGGTTTTAAGGAATAAGACTGACTCCTGCAATTACCACAACTGCGAATGGTTCACCCCAAATGGTGTATGTGGTTCCTACTCTTGCTTCTAACGAAGGAGGGCAGCAAAAACTGGCCTTTGTGAATGTGCAACAAAACGGTGTTCTCTGTAAGTCACCTCGATATTTTCAGATTCAGTTTTTCCGTTTTCATCTGCTTTCAGACCAACTCGCATGCAAGTTTTTGCGGCAGGGTCTTATCAAAATGTTTAGTAGTATCTTTTTAACTTTACTCAAATTAAGGTAGTCGTGACTACCTTAATTATGAAACTAACCCTGAGTATGAAAGACAACTAAATATTATGATAACATTCGAGATCTGAAAATGAagatttaaaggaaattacgCAATCGCGGACCGGTGCAAGCAAATGTGTAAAAACGGATTACATACTTCAAGAAACTAGAAatacaaaagaagaaaaaaataatacgtaTAAATGCTTTTCAAACAGGTcggttttcattatttaagggtctttacttttttattacgtTCTAACGTTACTccctaaattattttaaaatattttactgaaTGAAGGTAAAATATATGTAGTCGTGTACAATATAGAGATTAAGAAATTGGCTAAGTCGGCTCAACTTTTTACagcaaaattcattaaaaattaaaaatataaagtgtCAAACTTACGCAACCACTTTtgctaaaaaaagaaattgacgCGAAATTTAGAAGCTAGAAATGAGGCAGCCTTATGGTTTTCCAACTAAAATTGTATCGTTTTTTTTCTAGCTGGAGCCCTCAACGGTTCAACGGTACTAGCGAATAAACAAGGTCAAACTATCACCCTCAAAACAGTCCCTATGCGCCACAAACACCCGGCACCCCTTCCTGTGCCGGTTAGCTCTCGTGCTCTTGTAGACACGAAACTGAAAGCTGTGCTTCCAAAACCGCACCTCACGATAAAGAAAATCGACACGGGCATCATCCTCCAATGGAAAATGCCCTATAATCTGGATCTCTATGAAAGTATCGCCAGTTATCAGCTGTATGCGTACCAGGAATCAAGTTCACCTCCCAGTACGGAAATGTGGAGGAAAGTTGGAGATGTTAAAGCGTTAGCACTGCCTATGGCCTGTACTTTGACTCAATTTgccgataaaaataaatattattttgccgTCAGATCAGTTGATGTGCACAAGAGGATCGGGGCTTTCAGTGATCCTCAGGAAATTTCTCTGTAAAAATTCATGTTGAAAAAGTTCCTCGTGTCTCACTGGGTGAGGTGGTAGAAAGTCGACGGAGCCTGTATTCAAAGTATCAGATTCGGACTTGCGAAGATTCTCATGATTCAATGCCGATTATCCGAGGAATTGCGAATTAGAATTGGGTTAGGTATTCACTGTATACTTCTCATGATAATTGTAACATAATAAGTAGAcattctcctttttttttttatttatttattttcgttgaaaaaaacGTTATACGTAATAATGTGGGATATCTTTGCATATGAAACAATGctgacatttattttttttgcattagaagactcaaaaaatatataattccCTGTTTAGCATGAAGTGCTCGAAGAAATGACAAACcgtttttagaattttcgacGTATTATTTTCTGAATGTACACATCCGAATCAGTCCGAAAAGTTGTACAATTTCCTTACTGTTTTAGAACTTAATTAATGTTTCgaacaaatatgtatataatatgttctaagttttttttttatatgtgaTGAATGTAGTATATTGTCTACTTGCATTGGCATTATCCATTATATGTAACAGTAGATGCCATTGTAGAGTTAAACGCTCTGCATATAGGTCGACAACATTTATTTGGCATCATAAATAATGGGAATTAAAAGAatcttttcagtttttgttttatttatatgaaaCACTTATGCCCAGAGTTCGGTCCTCATAATTGTTGCCGGAGTATTTTCGAAAGGATTTTTGAGGCGTTTTTGTAGCAGAGTGCGTTGTAATTCCACAACTTCAAAGAATTTGGAATTTGTCCCTTACAAATTCTCAAAGAGTTTGCAATAGAAGTTTTTGACTCTCGGAgagtttcatatttacagtaATGGCGTTTTTACTTTAAGGGAAGAATTCGTTGAACATGGTAGCACAAGGTATATCTTAACAAAAGGCCCACCATCCCAAATATTGACATCATACTTCCTTACAAAGATGACTTAGGAATATAGATTATATAAAAAGGGGAAATAAGCTTCAGAAGATTTGGCCGAAGCAAACTTTAGAAGTCGTAGACACTAGTTCATGCCAAGACAATCGAGAGACAGAGTTGGACACTACTGCCAGAAGGCTGTAAATGGCGAAGCTTGTGTGGAGAACACAACTTGTATCTTCTCAAAATGGCGAATATTCATTTGTTCAGACAGCAGTCTGAATTGCACACAGGAATATTATAgaacaattgaataaatttataaaagaattaaattgttattgcGGGAGCACAAATAATAAGGAACATAGCATAACGCTCAAATATTTCTTAGTACTAAATCGGTtctttttaactattttcaattatttttgtctGAATGTTcttcatattaatttatacgtgaattgatttttttggtaaataaaaACTGTCTCATTACAAGGATTTCAAATCCTGGTTGACCTTATAAATACTTctaataatgtaaatttttcaagtttattcTTTGTCATGCTGCATTTGAGATACAGTCCAAAACTTGGAAGGATGTAACATTTAAGGATAAAAGTgtaatttgtataaaatttttaaaaatttgtcacaCTTGTAACATCATAGTAAAAATGCGGAAAGTGAAGAGTATTACGCAAGCGTAACGTATTTGGTTACTGTATTAGAATATAACCAATTCAcatatttcataatatttgcaatttacaCACTTGAACTTTGCTAGGCTCGGATGTAGCTTTGTATTTATTGCATTGTAAATATACCTCAAGTCCTAAAGTTAGGAAATAACTTTTGCTCTAATGGGAATCTATGAGCCAAGAAACGTTCTACACTATATGTAGGGACATTCTGATGAACTTCAGGAGCCTTGGCACacgaataattaaaaaatgaaaacttataaatatatttcccAATTTGTCTCCTCGTTTTCTCATTCTAATGCCGAAGTACAACTAACaactattaaacaaaaaattcaactttatTTCATTACTCATCACGAATAAACAAAACTAATGTTACCCTCTTTGaagttaaaactgaaataaaactgTAAAACTTTAACCTGTTTTGCCGTGAACAAACAAACTCCTTGTCGAGTATATGTGTCCCAATGGACCTTTTGTCCCACTACTATTGGTTGCGTGGGACCAGTTGAGATGGTGCCTTTTGTTGTATCATCTAAATTCCAGTCAACCCATAAGGCAATCCCATTACACGGTTGATCtctaaagagaaaaaataacaatatatgataaaaatctgtaaagaaaaatattacaattcgATGTCAATAGTTCCTCTGGTTTCTAAAATAGATTGTTGCTCTTCAAGTAAATTAATCTGAGCTACATCAGTTTCTTTACTTAAAGCTATCCCTGGGTATTCCCACAGAGGTTGAGCCTCCACATTATCGTCACTCAGATTGCTTGACTCCTAAAATCTCTCCCTAACGTCCGTTGTATCATTATAAACACGCACTTACTGAAATCAAATGGTCGAAATTTGCCATTGAGAATCCCTCACAAATCCCCAATGGCTCTCGAATCTTGTTCAAGTTTTCAAAGTTAACAGCAACAGCTTTAACATTGCAGCTTCTAGGAAaaactttcacatttttgcttaaaagcGTGTTTATGCTACCTCTGAGATACAAGAAAAGCAAATTGTCCCATGGCAAAATGGTGCTGGTGAAGTAGGGCTCTCCAAACACTATGCTTACAGTGCTGAGATCAATATTTCTTAGACTCTCAGCGTCTTCAAGAATAATAGCATTGTATATCTTGTTGTGTTTTATaaactcttttaaaatttttcgggACATCAAGTTTGTATCCAggaagtataattttttagcaCCCAGTTTTGAGGCTACTAAACCGTAGTGAAAACTATcactcaaaaacaaaatacagCTGTCTTTATCAATGTTTTCCTCTAAGATTCTTAAGtatgttttgtttcttttagtGTCATTCAGTTGGCCTATTCTTCAAAACAAATACCATAATATATGGGTATACttatactaattaaaaaaataaaagtaccTAGTTCTGGAAAACGCCACATGTAGCCCACACTCACACACAGGGCTAAGGTAATGCAAGTCAGTTATTTTCAGCATTGTGGTAAGGTTAAACCATAAAGAATACTCATCATGACAGCTTATTAAATGAATcttaaggaaaaatatttattgtataaGTTTTTTTGAGGATCCAGACATGGAAACAAAACATACCTCTTGCCCCTCTTTAACGCCAATTTCTTCAGGCAAGTAGTATACAGCCTGCATCCAATGATCTCTCCAAGGTACTTCTACtgtcaactttttttttgatttaGGGTGTGCCCAATATGGAGCACAACTCAATATATGTTCTCCATTAATGTCCATTTGTAGCTCCCACCACATGAAAACCATTTGAGCTTTACCGTCTCTAAGACTCTTCAAAGTCTGAATTGTAGATCTTTCAAAAACAAAGGGAGTTTTGCCTGACCtaaaatctttaattattttgcgcCTTATtgtggtttttatttaagattaccaatcaaattttaaaactgaagttgGAGGAGTAATTGGGTTGAATGAGGATAAGGGTAGCTGACTTAATTGAATATCATGTACTGCAGCTGAACCTGGacatttttggatattttcagggactttaatcaaaatttccaaGTCATCATTGTAAATATCTTTAAGTTTATTCCAATTTTGTGCAAAAGGACACTCAACCACCTGCAATAAAGTCATACtgaattttttcctatttaaaattaatagagTGGTATTTACTTGAGCAAAAATTGTAGCATTATCTGGGATAACAATACACTCTTTTTCAAGCAAATGTTTGTGGGCATGATCAAAAGTAGACAGTGCCCCTTCACCAATTAGCTCAGTATCAAAAACCTCTGTTACCAAGATGTTGCACTTTTCAGGCAAATCACCTTCACACCCCACAGACAATTTTGTGGACCTCTTAGGAATCACCTTAATTTTATCTTTGAAACCATTCAGCTCTATAATGTTCAAAGCACATTGACTCATAGGCTTAAAAGCTTCGCAGGCAATAACAGAATCAGCTCCGTTTCTTGCTGCCATCATTGACAATAATCCTGTTCCAGTGCCTATAAAATGAGTAATTCagaattcaatttcaataagAATAAACCACCAACagcaaagaattaaaaatataaacattaaaattaaaacaataattcatAGTGTGATATGAAGAAATAAGCAATAAGTATTACAACCCATTAAACTaaatgttaaacttaaaaatgtttttaatactATTCTACAATATTGGGAAATTcacctaaaaattattttgtagaaTATCTTTTAAACTGTTATGTgataatattgatatttaaattgttcCATATgccaaataataaattaattaagcacattttgtttaactttaTCCTCTGATGAgcttatttaaattacaaaaaatttataaaacaagAAATGTTAATGTTTCAACCCATCAATGATCCAAATTTTGTGATATCTGAAATCATTTTGTTCctaatgtttcaaaattcatttttcctaCTGCATAGAACAAATAAATGGctaaacatttatttcatcATTAAGTTTCCTAAAGATCTAAGATGAAGACAGTATGTGACCTTAAATCTATTTTTGTCACACAATAGAATATCATTAGAAGTTAGAGAGACATCAAATATAGAagtattttaaacaaaaatttgggataaatagtaataatcAAAAGCCAAAGGGTCTATTCacttcaaaaaatacaaaaacgaaAGAAGTAGGTTTTATAAGATATTTGTATAGGAAATTTTGATTAGGGAATAAATAGGTCTGCATATGCATTTTTATACTGTAAATGTGTTCAAAGCCTTCAAAATGAACTCAcaccaattaaaaatatgtgtatcaaaataattttgaccaaTGAATTACTGCTACAGTTTGCATTCAAAAGAGAAAaggatattttaagaaaaaactcaTTCAGTGagatgtaattttttgttaatgaaaatatttaaacatatttttaatacacttATCAATAAGTGTTCTGAATCTATTTTACAGTATATAAATATCTTTCTatctttttaatattcttaccTATATCTAACACATTAGCCTTTTTCCCCATCGAATGAACTCTCTCGATAGCAATTTTAAGAGCTCTTTCATAGAGTTGATTCCTTTCCTTATCATGAAGCATATCTGCAAAGGCAGACCTGGCAACTTCTTGGTGGTAGTCGTAGTCTTCAGTTTGAATTACCCAGTCATTCGTACCGGTAAGGGGGTTaagtttttgtacaaaaacattcatttttcGTTCAGCTTGAATAAAAATTggataataaattttcgaaaatgttttcataaaCATTGAGGTTAAACCATGTGAGTAAATGACAGTGGTAAGATTGACATATATAGGAAGGAATTTGAAACTCTCTATCTTTGttcttttacaaaaaaatctttaagtcTATCTCTTTTCGATGGACAGTTCAAAAATTGCTTTGCTGGCTATTGATACAAGGtatgaaaattccaaaaccGTCATCGGGATGAGAATaatcaaatgaaaactttaaatttatttgatttaagaTTTCCCAagttaaaatatcttaattATTCCCCATTTTGTACGtagttttatattataaacgtaattataaaaaatatgatttaaatcgcctctaattaatataaattatataattgaCTTTGACATTATCATTCCCACATGGGAATTATcaatattgtatatttttcatattttgcaaaattattgGAGTGTATCTTGTTTcagtaaataaaactattttatactaatatttaatttgtatataaaagatttttgcTATAGTGTGTAACTGAGTATTatcattatatttaatataatttgaattaGCCGCCTTAACTTGACCGGAAATATGGTGGGGGGTGAAGCGCGACGGTTGCCGAGCGTTTCTTCAAACAACATCCGTCTACGCCTCGTCCATTT
Encoded here:
- the LOC136346217 gene encoding protein arginine N-methyltransferase 7-like, which gives rise to MFMKTFSKIYYPIFIQAERKMNVFVQKLNPLTGTNDWVIQTEDYDYHQEVARSAFADMLHDKERNQLYERALKIAIERVHSMGKKANVLDIGTGTGLLSMMAARNGADSVIACEAFKPMSQCALNIIELNGFKDKIKVIPKRSTKLSVGCEGDLPEKCNILVTEVFDTELIGEGALSTFDHAHKHLLEKECIVIPDNATIFAQVVECPFAQNWNKLKDIYNDDLEILIKVPENIQKCPGSAAVHDIQLSQLPLSSFNPITPPTSVLKFDWSGKTPFVFERSTIQTLKSLRDGKAQMVFMWWELQMDINGEHILSCAPYWAHPKSKKKLTVEVPWRDHWMQAVYYLPEEIGVKEGQEIHLISCHDEYSLWFNLTTMLKITDLHYLSPVCECGLHVAFSRTRIGQLNDTKRNKTYLRILEENIDKDSCILFLSDSFHYGLVASKLGAKKLYFLDTNLMSRKILKEFIKHNKIYNAIILEDAESLRNIDLSTVSIVFGEPYFTSTILPWDNLLFLYLRGSINTLLSKNVKVFPRSCNVKAVAVNFENLNKIREPLGICEGFSMANFDHLISESSNLSDDNVEAQPLWEYPGIALSKETDVAQINLLEEQQSILETRGTIDIELDQPCNGIALWVDWNLDDTTKGTISTGPTQPIVVGQKVHWDTYTRQGVCLFTAKQVKVLQFYFSFNFKEGNISFVYS